One Brachybacterium kimchii genomic window carries:
- the rbsK gene encoding ribokinase, giving the protein MAHATRIAVVGSNMVDLISYIHRMPGEGETVEAPDFRMGCGGKGANQAVAAARLGSEVVMVTRVGDDVFAETTLKNFEDNRIGTEHVLRTRASSGVAPIFVDPESRNSILIIKGANALLTPQDVEEARDAIARCELIVLQLEIPLETVAAAMALGAELDIPVLLNPAPASPDLDLSRITGVEFLVPNESELELLTGMPVDGIEDIQRAAEVLLAAGIRNVIVTLGARGALWIHEGGRELIAAPAVRAVDTTGAGDAFIGCFATQWVRTRDVAEAIRAGTAYAADSVTRQGTQSSYAWA; this is encoded by the coding sequence ATGGCGCACGCGACGAGGATCGCCGTCGTCGGCTCGAACATGGTCGACCTCATCTCCTACATCCACCGGATGCCCGGCGAGGGCGAGACGGTCGAGGCGCCGGACTTCCGCATGGGCTGCGGCGGCAAGGGCGCGAACCAGGCGGTGGCCGCGGCGCGGCTGGGGTCCGAGGTCGTGATGGTCACGCGCGTGGGCGATGACGTCTTCGCCGAGACCACGCTGAAGAACTTCGAGGACAACCGCATCGGCACCGAGCACGTGCTGCGCACACGGGCCTCCTCCGGGGTCGCCCCGATCTTCGTGGACCCCGAGTCGCGCAACTCGATCCTCATCATCAAGGGGGCGAACGCCCTGCTCACCCCGCAGGACGTCGAGGAGGCGCGGGACGCGATCGCGCGCTGCGAGCTCATCGTCCTCCAGCTGGAGATCCCGCTGGAGACGGTCGCGGCCGCGATGGCGCTGGGGGCCGAGCTCGACATCCCCGTGCTGCTGAACCCCGCTCCCGCCTCCCCCGACCTGGACCTCTCCCGCATCACCGGGGTCGAGTTCCTGGTGCCCAACGAGTCGGAGCTCGAGCTGCTCACCGGGATGCCGGTCGACGGGATCGAGGACATCCAGCGCGCCGCCGAGGTCCTGCTCGCCGCGGGCATCCGCAACGTCATCGTCACCCTCGGTGCGCGCGGCGCCCTGTGGATCCACGAGGGCGGTCGCGAGCTCATCGCCGCCCCCGCGGTGCGGGCCGTGGACACGACGGGCGCCGGCGACGCGTTCATCGGCTGCTTCGCGACGCAGTGGGTGCGCACCCGTGACGTCGCCGAGGCGATCCGCGCCGGCACCGCCTACGCGGCGGACTCGGTCACCCGCCAGGGCACGCAGTCCTCCTACGCGTGGGCCTGA
- the fucP gene encoding L-fucose:H+ symporter permease — protein MTTAKTAVGEEGVPNTSWGVIKDRSRQLKDGYLDRTPLFQFILLSICFPMWGMAASMNDILITQFKAVFTLSDFASAFVQSAFYGGYFLVAIPASRVIRRTSYKTGLLVGLSVYVLGCVLFFPASQVATYSVFLCSLFAIAIGLSFLETSANTYSSMIGPRRRATLRLNISQTFTAFGFLGGALLGKFLVFTDGDALHERVASASSESERLAITSEALGRTLEPYKVILVLLLVLVALIAITQYPHSKPLREDATEQKASIGETLAYLLRNRIFCAGIVTQFLYVGMQTALWSFTIRLALVLDDSLNERAAASYLIAAFIAFFVGKFVANLLMTRFDEDLVLIIYSALGMATILYVVAAPNFTSVYAAIVASALLGPCWATIFARNLDVIEDKRFTETGGAIIVMSIIGGAVIPAVQGLISDTTGSMRFSFIVNLFCFAAVLVYFLILRRRGRRTTTGEEI, from the coding sequence ATGACCACCGCGAAGACCGCCGTGGGCGAGGAGGGCGTGCCCAACACGTCCTGGGGCGTCATCAAGGATCGCTCCCGTCAGCTGAAGGACGGCTACCTCGACCGCACGCCGCTGTTCCAGTTCATCCTGCTGTCGATCTGCTTCCCCATGTGGGGCATGGCGGCCAGCATGAACGACATCCTCATCACCCAGTTCAAGGCCGTCTTCACGCTCTCGGACTTCGCCTCCGCCTTCGTGCAGTCGGCGTTCTACGGCGGCTACTTCCTGGTCGCGATCCCCGCCAGCCGGGTCATCCGCCGCACCAGCTACAAGACGGGTCTGCTGGTCGGGCTCAGCGTCTACGTGCTGGGCTGCGTGCTGTTCTTCCCCGCCTCGCAGGTCGCGACGTACTCGGTGTTCCTGTGCTCGCTGTTCGCGATCGCCATCGGACTGTCGTTCCTCGAGACCTCGGCGAACACCTATTCCTCGATGATCGGTCCCCGGCGCCGCGCGACGCTGCGGCTGAACATCTCCCAGACCTTCACCGCCTTCGGCTTCCTGGGCGGCGCGCTGCTGGGCAAGTTCCTCGTCTTCACCGACGGGGACGCCCTGCACGAGCGCGTCGCCAGCGCCTCCTCGGAGTCCGAGCGCCTCGCGATCACCTCGGAGGCGCTCGGCCGCACGCTCGAGCCGTACAAGGTGATCCTCGTGCTGCTGCTCGTGCTCGTGGCGCTCATCGCCATCACCCAGTACCCGCACTCCAAGCCGCTGCGCGAGGACGCGACCGAGCAGAAGGCCTCGATCGGCGAGACCCTCGCCTACCTTCTGCGCAACCGGATCTTCTGCGCGGGCATCGTGACCCAGTTCCTGTACGTGGGCATGCAGACCGCCCTGTGGTCCTTCACCATCCGACTGGCCCTGGTGCTCGACGACTCCCTCAACGAGCGCGCGGCCGCCTCGTACCTGATCGCCGCGTTCATCGCCTTCTTCGTCGGCAAGTTCGTCGCGAACCTGCTGATGACGCGCTTCGACGAGGACCTCGTGCTCATCATCTACTCGGCGCTCGGCATGGCGACCATCCTGTACGTGGTCGCGGCCCCGAACTTCACCTCGGTGTACGCGGCGATCGTCGCCTCCGCGCTGCTGGGCCCGTGCTGGGCGACGATCTTCGCCCGCAACCTCGACGTCATCGAGGACAAGCGCTTCACCGAGACCGGCGGCGCGATCATCGTCATGTCGATCATCGGCGGCGCCGTGATCCCCGCCGTGCAGGGGCTGATCTCCGACACCACGGGCTCGATGCGCTTCAGCTTCATCGTGAACCTGTTCTGCTTCGCCGCGGTGCTCGTGTACTTCCTGATCCTGCGTCGGCGCGGCCGACGGACGACGACCGGCGAGGAGATCTGA
- a CDS encoding sugar-binding domain-containing protein, with protein sequence MHEAPDRAPGDGGAPDGGAPPVGEVDREQLPLSTRDALALDAAKLAHGRGLSQQRIAEALHVSRPQVSKLLTTARAKGFVRTLVLDPRESDRALTHGLRERFGLSDVRLVVPAGRGPSDLDQALGHGAAEMLDAAGAMEGATLAVWWSSAVRSTLESALGRLRVRPGALVVLGGQDRPGGPDPAFEAFAGRTAVPVHRAPAPTVHASLAAQIAREEQADARGHEALVHGAGVLLFGAAPADPLALTCPGLLTDAERAQIRERSVGRICGRFLDPDGRIVAPTLSQRTSGPTLTALRRTGRTVLVAGGAEQLGAIRAALARRYANHLVTDLATARRLMTDDD encoded by the coding sequence ATGCACGAGGCGCCCGACAGGGCACCGGGCGACGGCGGGGCGCCCGACGGCGGAGCCCCGCCCGTCGGGGAGGTCGATCGGGAGCAGCTGCCGCTGAGCACGCGCGACGCCCTCGCCCTGGACGCGGCCAAGCTCGCCCACGGCCGCGGGCTCTCCCAGCAGCGGATCGCCGAGGCCCTGCACGTCTCCCGTCCGCAGGTCTCGAAGCTCCTGACGACAGCGCGCGCGAAGGGGTTCGTGCGCACCCTCGTGCTCGACCCCCGGGAGTCCGACCGCGCCCTCACCCACGGCCTGCGCGAGCGCTTCGGCCTGAGCGACGTGCGCCTCGTGGTGCCCGCGGGCCGCGGCCCCTCCGATCTGGACCAGGCACTGGGCCACGGCGCCGCCGAGATGCTCGACGCCGCAGGCGCCATGGAGGGTGCGACGCTCGCCGTGTGGTGGTCGAGCGCCGTGCGGTCGACCCTCGAGTCGGCTCTCGGTCGCCTGCGCGTGCGGCCCGGCGCCCTCGTCGTCCTCGGCGGCCAGGACCGGCCCGGCGGCCCCGACCCCGCGTTCGAGGCCTTCGCCGGCCGCACCGCGGTCCCCGTCCATCGCGCGCCCGCGCCCACCGTCCACGCGTCGCTCGCCGCACAGATCGCCCGCGAGGAGCAGGCGGACGCCCGGGGGCACGAGGCGCTCGTCCACGGGGCGGGCGTCCTCCTGTTCGGCGCCGCTCCCGCGGACCCGCTCGCGCTGACGTGCCCCGGGCTCCTCACGGACGCGGAGCGCGCGCAGATCCGGGAGCGCTCCGTCGGCCGGATCTGCGGCCGTTTCCTCGACCCCGACGGGCGGATCGTCGCCCCCACGCTCAGCCAGCGCACCTCGGGCCCCACCCTCACCGCGCTGCGCAGGACCGGCCGCACGGTGCTCGTCGCGGGCGGGGCCGAGCAGCTCGGCGCGATCCGGGCGGCGCTCGCCCGACGCTACGCGAACCACCTGGTCACGGACCTCGCCACGGCCCGGCGTCTCATGACCGACGACGACTGA
- the purL gene encoding phosphoribosylformylglycinamidine synthase subunit PurL, producing MTAPAPLSEHHDPHDPLDAADARSDIDTVDDAIATPAQEQPFAALGLKDDEYARIREILGRRPTNAELAMYSVMWSEHCSYKSSKIHLKTFGDHITPAMTEHLLVGMGENAGVVDIGDGWAVTFKVESHNHPSYVEPHQGAATGVGGIVRDIIAMGARPVAVMDQLRFGAIDHPDTARVVHGVVSGVGGYGNSLGLPNIGGETVFDAAYQTNPLVNALAVGVLRHEDIHLASATGSGNKVVLFGARTGGDGIGGASILASETFEEGGPVKRPSVQVGDPFMEKVLIECCLELFHGGVVEGIQDLGAAGISCATSELASNGGSGMHVDLENVLLRDPTLNAGEILMSESQERMMAVVTPENLEAFLAITAKWDVETAVIGEVTGDGRLTIDHHGRRIVDVDPVTVAHGGPTYDRPFARPDWQDALQADRAEELARPASAEEIGGALRALVASPNLASSHWVTDQYDRYVGGQTALAMPDDAGVLRVDETTHRGVAIATDANGRYTKLDPRTGARLALAEAYRNVATVGARPLAVTDCLNFGSPEDPGPMWQLVEAIHGLAEACETLGVPVTGGNVSLYNSTGEAGRIDSAIHPTPVVGVLGVMDDVTARTPSGWHETGHSVVLLGATREELSGSAWAQVAHGHLGGMPPQVDLEAERALAEVLIAAGTSGLATAAHDLSEGGLAQALVEATTRFGVGAQVDLADVLARDGIDLFTALVSESQARALVAVDAARESELLDLAGEHGVPALVIGSTGGEDLSIASLEALPLAELRSLREGTLPQHFG from the coding sequence ATGACCGCCCCAGCACCCCTCTCCGAGCACCACGACCCGCACGACCCGCTCGATGCGGCCGACGCCCGCTCCGACATCGACACCGTCGACGACGCGATCGCGACGCCCGCGCAGGAGCAGCCGTTCGCGGCTCTCGGCCTGAAGGACGACGAGTACGCGCGCATCCGGGAGATCCTGGGCCGCCGTCCCACCAACGCCGAGCTCGCCATGTACTCGGTCATGTGGTCCGAGCACTGCTCGTACAAGTCCTCGAAGATCCACCTCAAGACCTTCGGCGACCACATCACGCCCGCCATGACGGAGCACCTGCTGGTGGGCATGGGCGAGAACGCGGGCGTCGTCGACATCGGCGACGGCTGGGCGGTGACCTTCAAGGTCGAGTCCCACAACCACCCCTCCTACGTCGAGCCCCACCAGGGCGCGGCCACGGGCGTGGGCGGCATCGTGCGGGACATCATCGCCATGGGCGCGCGGCCCGTCGCCGTCATGGACCAGCTGCGCTTCGGCGCGATCGACCACCCGGACACCGCGCGCGTGGTGCACGGCGTGGTCTCCGGCGTGGGCGGCTACGGCAACTCCCTGGGCCTGCCGAACATCGGCGGGGAGACGGTGTTCGACGCCGCCTACCAGACGAACCCGCTCGTGAACGCGCTCGCCGTGGGCGTGCTGCGCCACGAGGACATCCACCTGGCGTCCGCCACCGGCAGCGGCAACAAGGTGGTGCTGTTCGGCGCCCGCACGGGCGGGGACGGCATCGGCGGCGCCTCGATCCTCGCCTCGGAGACCTTCGAGGAGGGCGGACCCGTGAAGCGCCCGAGCGTGCAGGTGGGCGACCCCTTCATGGAGAAGGTCCTCATCGAGTGCTGCCTCGAGCTGTTCCACGGCGGAGTGGTCGAGGGCATCCAGGACCTCGGTGCGGCGGGCATCTCGTGCGCGACCAGCGAGCTCGCCTCCAACGGCGGCTCCGGCATGCACGTGGACCTCGAGAACGTGCTGCTGCGCGACCCCACGCTGAACGCCGGTGAGATCCTCATGAGCGAGTCGCAGGAGCGCATGATGGCGGTGGTGACGCCCGAGAACCTCGAGGCGTTCCTCGCGATCACCGCGAAGTGGGACGTGGAGACGGCGGTGATCGGCGAGGTCACGGGCGACGGCCGCCTCACCATCGACCACCACGGTCGCCGCATCGTCGACGTCGATCCCGTGACGGTCGCGCACGGCGGCCCGACCTACGACCGCCCGTTCGCCCGCCCCGACTGGCAGGACGCGCTGCAGGCCGACCGCGCCGAGGAGCTGGCGCGCCCCGCCTCGGCCGAGGAGATCGGCGGCGCGCTGCGCGCGCTCGTCGCCTCCCCGAACCTCGCCTCCTCCCACTGGGTCACCGACCAGTACGACCGCTACGTGGGCGGGCAGACGGCGCTCGCCATGCCCGACGACGCGGGCGTGCTGCGCGTGGACGAGACCACGCACCGCGGGGTCGCGATCGCGACCGATGCGAACGGCCGCTACACGAAGCTCGACCCCCGCACGGGTGCGCGCCTCGCCCTCGCGGAGGCCTACCGCAACGTCGCGACCGTGGGCGCACGGCCGCTCGCGGTGACGGACTGCCTGAACTTCGGCTCCCCCGAGGACCCGGGCCCCATGTGGCAGCTGGTCGAGGCGATCCACGGGCTCGCCGAGGCCTGCGAGACGCTCGGCGTCCCCGTGACCGGGGGCAACGTCTCCCTGTACAACTCGACCGGAGAGGCGGGGCGCATCGACTCCGCGATCCACCCGACGCCCGTCGTCGGCGTGCTCGGCGTGATGGACGACGTCACCGCGCGCACCCCCTCGGGCTGGCACGAGACCGGTCACTCCGTCGTGCTGCTGGGCGCCACCCGTGAGGAGCTCTCGGGGTCGGCGTGGGCACAGGTCGCGCACGGCCATCTGGGCGGCATGCCCCCGCAGGTCGACCTCGAGGCCGAGCGCGCACTGGCGGAGGTGCTGATCGCCGCCGGCACGAGCGGCCTCGCGACCGCCGCGCACGACCTCTCCGAGGGCGGCCTCGCCCAGGCGCTCGTCGAGGCGACCACCCGGTTCGGCGTCGGCGCGCAGGTCGATCTCGCGGACGTGCTCGCGCGCGACGGGATCGACCTGTTCACGGCCCTCGTCTCCGAGTCCCAGGCCCGGGCCCTCGTGGCCGTCGACGCCGCGCGCGAGAGCGAGCTGCTCGACCTCGCGGGCGAGCACGGCGTGCCGGCGCTGGTCATCGGCAGCACGGGCGGCGAGGACCTCTCGATCGCCTCTCTCGAGGCCCTCCCCCTCGCCGAGCTGCGCTCCCTGCGCGAGGGGACGCTGCCGCAGCACTTCGGCTGA
- a CDS encoding acyl-CoA dehydrogenase has translation MTTSTQNHAQNPTDPTQDQAPGSTAGPTPGRAATRSTTPTGPIPVPREGDPRLDVDAVTRALLGKWAETRLEARERAARPEMHRPLDASVAEHRDRVFGQLRTLAEEQVSLPMLPEHLGGPNDNGANVAGFEELVVADPSLQIKAGVQWGLFTSAIVQLGDEDQQRRWVPDAMSLEIPGAFAMTEIGHGSDVQSLGTTATFDPEGGDDGEWVIHTPFRAATKDYLGNAAVNARAATVFARLITRGVDHGVHCFYVPVRDEKGEMLPGVRSEDDGEKGGLNGIDNGRLAFDHVRVPRTNLLNRYGDVAADGTYSSPIESPGRRFFTMLGTLVQGRVSLDGSANRASQLALTIALTYASQRRQFTAASPTQETVLLDYQSHLARLLPKLAATYAGAFAHEQLLQAFDDVFSGRGDTPEGREDLETLAAALKPTSTRLALDTIQECREACGGQGFMAENQLVGLHQDLDVYATFEGDNTVLLQLVAKRLLADYTSELRSIDRAGIGRFIAQRADVLAHRHTPWGRLVQTASDAGNARRSSETLRQADVQEHLLAERARVKVEEVALALRAGARMAPADAAALVNKHQVEMLDAARAHADLVRWRAFTAGIESVEDEGSREVLTDVRDLFGLSLLQDDLAWYLLNGQLSAQRGRQVSADIKRLLWRLRPHALDLVDAFDVRPGHVRAPIALGAEQERQDEAAAFFRAQRASADAPVSEKALRAKEKAEKKARDKQAPKSARR, from the coding sequence ATGACCACCTCGACCCAGAACCACGCTCAGAACCCCACGGACCCCACCCAGGACCAGGCCCCGGGCTCGACCGCCGGCCCGACGCCGGGCCGCGCGGCGACGCGGTCCACCACGCCGACGGGGCCGATCCCGGTCCCCCGCGAGGGCGACCCGCGCCTCGACGTCGACGCCGTGACCCGGGCCCTGCTCGGGAAGTGGGCGGAGACGCGCCTCGAGGCCCGCGAGCGGGCGGCGCGCCCGGAGATGCACCGGCCGCTGGATGCGAGCGTCGCCGAGCACCGTGACCGCGTGTTCGGGCAGCTGCGGACCCTCGCCGAGGAGCAGGTCTCGCTGCCCATGCTCCCCGAGCACCTGGGCGGCCCCAACGACAACGGGGCGAACGTCGCGGGCTTCGAGGAGCTCGTCGTCGCCGACCCGTCCCTGCAGATCAAGGCCGGCGTGCAGTGGGGCCTGTTCACCTCGGCGATCGTCCAGCTCGGCGACGAGGACCAGCAGCGACGCTGGGTGCCCGACGCCATGAGCCTGGAGATCCCCGGCGCGTTCGCGATGACGGAGATCGGCCACGGCTCGGACGTGCAGTCGCTGGGGACCACCGCGACCTTCGACCCCGAGGGCGGGGACGACGGGGAATGGGTGATCCACACGCCCTTCCGCGCCGCCACCAAGGACTACCTCGGCAACGCGGCGGTCAACGCGCGGGCCGCGACCGTGTTCGCGCGCCTGATCACCCGCGGCGTCGACCACGGGGTGCACTGCTTCTACGTGCCCGTGCGCGACGAGAAGGGCGAGATGCTCCCCGGCGTGCGCAGCGAGGACGACGGCGAGAAGGGCGGCCTCAACGGCATCGACAACGGCCGCCTCGCCTTCGACCACGTCCGCGTGCCCCGCACGAACCTGCTGAACCGCTACGGGGACGTCGCGGCCGACGGCACCTACTCCTCCCCCATCGAGTCGCCCGGCCGGCGCTTCTTCACGATGCTCGGCACGCTCGTCCAGGGCAGGGTCTCCCTCGACGGCTCGGCGAACCGGGCGAGCCAGCTCGCGCTCACGATCGCGCTGACCTACGCCTCCCAGCGTCGGCAGTTCACGGCCGCCTCGCCCACCCAGGAGACGGTGCTGCTGGACTACCAGAGCCACCTCGCGCGGCTGCTCCCCAAGCTCGCCGCGACCTACGCGGGGGCCTTCGCCCACGAGCAGCTGCTGCAGGCCTTCGACGACGTCTTCTCGGGCCGCGGGGACACCCCCGAGGGGCGCGAGGACCTGGAGACCCTCGCGGCCGCCCTCAAGCCGACCTCCACGAGGCTCGCCCTGGACACCATCCAGGAGTGCCGCGAGGCGTGCGGCGGGCAGGGCTTCATGGCCGAGAACCAGCTGGTGGGGCTCCACCAGGACCTCGACGTGTACGCGACCTTCGAGGGCGACAACACGGTGCTGCTGCAGCTGGTCGCCAAGCGCCTGCTCGCCGATTACACGAGCGAGCTGCGCAGCATCGACCGCGCCGGGATCGGCCGCTTCATCGCGCAGCGGGCCGACGTCCTCGCCCACCGCCACACCCCCTGGGGGCGCCTCGTGCAGACCGCCTCGGACGCGGGCAACGCACGGAGGTCCTCCGAGACGCTGCGGCAGGCGGACGTCCAGGAGCACCTGCTGGCCGAGCGCGCACGCGTGAAGGTCGAGGAGGTCGCGCTCGCCCTGCGCGCGGGCGCGCGGATGGCGCCGGCCGACGCCGCTGCACTCGTGAACAAGCACCAGGTCGAGATGCTCGACGCGGCGCGCGCCCACGCGGACCTCGTGCGCTGGCGCGCCTTCACCGCGGGCATCGAGTCCGTCGAGGACGAGGGATCGCGAGAGGTCCTCACCGACGTGCGCGACCTGTTCGGCCTCTCCCTCCTGCAGGACGATCTGGCCTGGTACCTGCTGAACGGCCAGCTCTCCGCCCAGCGCGGCCGGCAGGTCTCGGCGGACATCAAGCGTCTGCTGTGGCGCCTGCGCCCGCACGCGCTGGACCTCGTCGACGCCTTCGACGTGCGACCCGGCCACGTGCGCGCCCCCATCGCGCTGGGCGCGGAGCAGGAGCGCCAGGACGAGGCGGCGGCCTTCTTCCGCGCGCAGCGCGCGTCGGCCGATGCGCCGGTGAGCGAGAAGGCGCTGCGCGCGAAGGAGAAGGCCGAGAAGAAGGCCCGGGACAAGCAGGCGCCCAAGAGCGCCCGGCGCTGA
- a CDS encoding TetR/AcrR family transcriptional regulator → MNARMHAADAATTIPTAPAAADSPSAGSPSVDSPSAPAESDGRTARWARHREQRRADLLDVARHLIHERGPDVTMEEIASASGTSKSIIYRYFSDKAHLQRALGLHILSAMQKRLTEEVRELASTAASAGGRGVSPEAHLRAMISTYVDTAQRSPHVYAFVTRPSDGLNHFLDSATRLAAAALPAGHPAPGIWAAGAVGFVERAVDRWMRGEDDSRPSADDLSDHLVTWLMKGMR, encoded by the coding sequence GTGAACGCAAGGATGCACGCGGCCGACGCCGCCACGACGATCCCGACGGCCCCGGCCGCCGCGGACTCCCCGTCGGCCGGCTCTCCGTCGGTCGACTCCCCGTCGGCCCCGGCGGAGAGCGACGGGCGCACGGCCCGCTGGGCGCGCCATCGCGAGCAGCGCCGCGCCGACCTGCTCGACGTCGCCCGCCACCTCATCCACGAGCGCGGGCCCGACGTGACCATGGAGGAGATCGCGTCGGCCTCGGGGACCTCGAAGTCCATCATCTACCGCTACTTCTCCGACAAGGCCCATCTGCAGCGGGCGCTGGGCCTGCACATCCTCAGCGCGATGCAGAAGCGCCTCACCGAGGAGGTGCGGGAGCTCGCGAGCACCGCGGCGAGCGCGGGCGGGCGGGGCGTCTCCCCCGAGGCCCATCTGCGGGCGATGATCTCCACCTACGTCGACACCGCGCAGCGATCCCCGCACGTCTACGCGTTCGTCACCCGGCCCAGCGACGGGCTGAACCATTTCCTGGACTCCGCGACGCGCCTCGCCGCCGCCGCGCTCCCCGCGGGCCACCCCGCTCCCGGCATCTGGGCGGCCGGCGCCGTCGGCTTCGTCGAGCGCGCCGTGGACCGCTGGATGCGCGGCGAGGACGACTCCCGTCCCAGCGCCGACGACCTCTCCGACCACCTCGTGACATGGCTGATGAAGGGCATGCGATGA
- a CDS encoding acetyl-CoA C-acetyltransferase, which translates to MTDAPASPTDSTRTDPGTAGSPRDAVVLGGNRLPFARSGGAYAGVSEQDMLTAALDGLVARFGLQGAQLGEVAGGAVLKLAGDLNLTRECVLGTPLDARTPAVDMSKACATGLETVMHVSNRIRLGQIDVGVACGVDSASDAPIEVSVRLRRLLHRLSRARTPMQRAKTLAALRPGDLAPLPPRNAEPRTGMSMGEHQAITTSQWGITREAQDELALASHRNLAAAYQAGLLDDLVTGYRGLGRDENLRPDSSMEKLAKLKPVFGTSNPAVAEPTMTAGNSTPLSDGASSVLVSSREWAAEHGHTPLARIVDTRAAAVDYVHGDEGLLMAPAYAVPALLDAHGLGLDDLDLIEIHEAFASTVLTTLAAWESEEFGRERLGRDGAYGTVDRSRLNIAGSSLAAGHPFAATGGRIIATLAKLLHARAREKGAVQRGLVSVCAAGGQGTVVLLESDGE; encoded by the coding sequence GTGACCGACGCTCCCGCGTCCCCGACCGACTCCACCCGCACCGACCCCGGCACCGCCGGGTCCCCGCGCGACGCCGTGGTCCTCGGCGGCAACCGCCTGCCCTTCGCCCGCTCCGGCGGCGCCTACGCGGGCGTCTCCGAGCAGGACATGCTCACCGCCGCGCTCGACGGGCTCGTCGCCCGCTTCGGCCTCCAGGGCGCGCAGCTCGGCGAGGTCGCCGGCGGCGCCGTGCTCAAGCTCGCCGGGGACCTCAACCTCACGCGCGAGTGCGTGCTGGGCACGCCGCTCGACGCGCGCACCCCCGCCGTCGACATGTCGAAGGCGTGCGCGACGGGCCTGGAGACGGTGATGCACGTGAGCAACCGGATCCGGCTCGGACAGATCGACGTGGGCGTGGCCTGCGGCGTCGACTCCGCGTCCGACGCGCCCATCGAGGTCTCGGTGCGCCTGCGCCGCCTGCTGCACCGCCTCAGCCGCGCCCGCACGCCCATGCAGCGCGCGAAGACCCTGGCGGCGCTGCGCCCCGGCGATCTCGCGCCGCTGCCTCCGCGCAACGCCGAGCCGCGCACCGGCATGTCGATGGGCGAGCACCAGGCCATCACCACCTCGCAGTGGGGCATCACCCGCGAGGCGCAGGACGAGCTCGCGCTCGCCAGCCATCGGAACCTCGCCGCCGCGTACCAGGCGGGGCTGCTCGACGACCTGGTCACGGGCTACCGCGGACTGGGACGCGACGAGAACCTGCGCCCCGACTCCTCGATGGAGAAGCTCGCGAAGCTGAAGCCCGTCTTCGGCACCTCGAACCCCGCCGTGGCCGAGCCGACGATGACCGCCGGCAACTCCACGCCCCTGTCCGACGGCGCCTCGAGCGTGCTGGTCTCCAGCCGCGAATGGGCGGCCGAGCACGGGCACACGCCGCTGGCGCGGATCGTCGACACGCGCGCCGCCGCCGTCGACTACGTGCACGGCGACGAGGGCCTGCTCATGGCCCCCGCCTATGCCGTCCCCGCCCTGCTCGACGCGCACGGTCTGGGCCTCGACGACCTCGACCTGATCGAGATCCACGAGGCCTTCGCCTCGACGGTCCTGACCACCCTCGCCGCCTGGGAGTCCGAGGAGTTCGGGCGCGAGCGCCTCGGCCGCGACGGCGCCTACGGCACCGTGGACCGCAGCCGGCTGAACATCGCCGGATCCTCCCTCGCCGCCGGCCACCCCTTCGCCGCGACCGGCGGCCGCATCATCGCGACCCTCGCGAAGCTCCTGCACGCCCGCGCCCGCGAGAAGGGCGCCGTCCAGCGGGGCCTCGTCTCCGTGTGCGCCGCCGGCGGGCAGGGGACCGTGGTCCTGCTCGAGTCCGACGGCGAGTGA